The sequence below is a genomic window from Oscillospiraceae bacterium.
GTTGCGCGCCAGCAGCGTCCGGGTGTAGGCGGCCACGTCGCCGCCCCCCTCCAGGATTTCCCGGCAGATCAGGTGGAAGCAGTCGATGGCCGGGGCGGAGAGGGCCTGCTCTGGGGTGCAGCGGACGGGCGCGCGCCCGGTGATGCGGTTTACATAATCCGACTTGCCCTGGTGGCAGCCCCCGACGAAAAGCATCATTTAAACAAACCTCCAGGCCAGCGCCACGGCCAGGGCCGTCCCCAGCTCGCAGAGCTGGAGGAAGAACCCGGCCAGGTCGCCGGTGATGCCGCCGAACTGGCGGTAGGCCATGCGGCGGTAGTAGAGCAGGCAGAGTGCGGCGCACAGCAGGGCCGCGCCCCCGGCGATGGGGGAGAGCAGCAGCATCCCGGCGGCGGCGAGGACGATGTAGACCGCCATGGCGGCGGTGACCGCCCCCCGGTGGGAGGCGTCGGCGAAGGCCTGGAGCATCCCGGAGGGCCGGGCCCCCTTCAGGTTGGCCAGGGCCAGCCCGCTGAGGGCGCGGGAGAGGACGAAGCCCAGCGCCACGATGCCCCAGGCCCGCCAGCCCTCGGGCTGGGTCAGGGCCCCGAAGCTCAGCAGCAGGTAGGCCCCGCAGAAGATCACCGCAAAGGCCCCGGTGTGGGAGTCCTTCAGGATTTCAAGCTTGCGCTCCCGGCTCTGGTGGGAGGCCAGGGCGTCCGCCGTGTCGCAGAAGCCGTCCATGTGGATGCCCCCGGTGACCAGCAGGGGGAGCACGGCGCACCCCGCCGCGCGCAGGAGGGGGGTGAGCGCCAGGGCGCCGCACAGCCACACCCAGGCCAGCAGCAGCGCCCCCACCACCGCCCCCACCAGGGGGAAGAAGCAAATCGCGTATTTCATGTTTTTGCCGTCCCAATCCACCTGGGGCATGGGCAGCTTGGAGTAGGTGGAAAAGGCGATGACCAGACTGTTCAGCATGGAATATCCTCCTGAAAGAGAGCTTCGTAGTAGCGCAGGGTGGACACCCACAGCCCCGCCCGGTCCAGGGCGCGGATCTCCTCCAGCCCGGCCCAGCGGGCGTCCGCGACCTCCTCCGGCTGGAGGGTCAGCCCGCCGGGATCGAGGGCGGGTACGGCGAAGTACCACACGTCGCAGAAGTCGTGGAACTCCTCCCGGCGCAGGGTGCGCAGCAGCAGGCCGTCCGCCGGGGTGAGCGTAATCCCCAGCTCCTCGCCCACCTCCCGCACCGCCGCGGCGCGGCTGTCCTCCCCGGCCACCACCGCGCCCCCGGTGGTCTCCCACAGGCCGCCGTGGCGCTTGGCGGGGTGCCGCAGGGAGATCAGGAAGCGTCCGTCCGGCCCCCGCAGCCACACGTGGACCACCGCGTGGTAATACCCGGCGGGCAGGGGGAGGCCGCGGGGGTGGATTGCGCCGGTTTTACCCCTGTCCCCGTCCAGCAGATCGCAGAACTCCGGCATATACGTCCTCTCCCTTCCAGAAGACCGGCAGGCCGCATACAATTTCGGCCACCAGATCGGCCCGTGCGGCGATGCGACGGTTCAGATCCCCCAAAACCGCGAGGTAGGCTGCGGT
It includes:
- the cobS gene encoding adenosylcobinamide-GDP ribazoletransferase; its protein translation is MLNSLVIAFSTYSKLPMPQVDWDGKNMKYAICFFPLVGAVVGALLLAWVWLCGALALTPLLRAAGCAVLPLLVTGGIHMDGFCDTADALASHQSRERKLEILKDSHTGAFAVIFCGAYLLLSFGALTQPEGWRAWGIVALGFVLSRALSGLALANLKGARPSGMLQAFADASHRGAVTAAMAVYIVLAAAGMLLLSPIAGGAALLCAALCLLYYRRMAYRQFGGITGDLAGFFLQLCELGTALAVALAWRFV
- a CDS encoding putative Nudix hydrolase; amino-acid sequence: MPEFCDLLDGDRGKTGAIHPRGLPLPAGYYHAVVHVWLRGPDGRFLISLRHPAKRHGGLWETTGGAVVAGEDSRAAAVREVGEELGITLTPADGLLLRTLRREEFHDFCDVWYFAVPALDPGGLTLQPEEVADARWAGLEEIRALDRAGLWVSTLRYYEALFQEDIPC